ATTAATTTATCTGGCAAAATTATTGCAGGAGAGCATATTAAACAGCAATCTTGTAACATAAACAGACTGTAACATAACATCAGACATAACATCGCAGGTCTGGACAGTTGGACTCAGAAGAACAAATAAACATCTCAAGCGGAAGAATTTAGAGGCCTTACGGGCCATTCACACCAAGACGCTCTTTTTacactataataataataacaataataatacattttagaaaGCATCTCAATGTGAACGGCGCCTTAGACCTCCCTTACTTGCAGCGGGTGGTTATCCAAGCATGTGGTCCTCTGTAAGATCCCTCGCACACCAATGGTGGGAAGCTCTTTCCTGAACTCGAGGAACCTCGTCTGATGCGACCTCCAGTACAGCCCGTCCGCCATGTGCAAGATGATGCCGTCGTCCAGCAGGGCGGCGTTGTCATTCATGTAGAAGCCGCTTGGGGGCCTGGTGTACAAGGAGTACATCTTCACAATGCTGGTGGAGCGGAAAGCGTCACTGGTGATTCGTATGCTATTCCTAGTCATGAATAGAGCCCGATGGGGGGCGCAAGGGTCCTTGATCAGTATGGTCACGTCAGGCCCCAACAAAGGTATCTCTGTTCCGTCATAAGGGCCTTCTATGGGTTCCCAGTAAAAGGTGTGGGAAGCTTCATAGACGAAGCGGTGCTGAAAGCTGGTGGGCTGGCCACCTATGCCCACTGTGAGGTAGCTTTGATTCCACTCCAGCACCACCTCCCAGAATctgcatacaaaaacaaaaaccatcTGAAGTGCTGTATTGGAAGATTACATTTTCCTGATTTAACTTTTGGTGCATTGTTATCACTATGTGTGGTCTCAGGGTACTGAAACCATAACCTTGATATTTTTAGGGGCTACAGCAACAAACAGTTCTTCACACACTTCTGTTCAAAGGCACCCTGGTTTCAGGCAGGATCAAGAGGAAAGTCCGATAGTGCAGCACACAGCTTACCCATCAAGTGTGAACTTCCCATTAAACGTTTTGGTGGAGGATGGTAGGGTGACTATGGGAAACTGACCCAGGTTGAAGAAGTTTTTGGTAAGGTGGTAGGAATGCTAAACCAAGAAATAAAGTaagatgtgtttatttttcatctctcttaAGACCGTCAGGGTCtatgggaagtccccaacccaCAGCACAAGAAATTTAATTAGTGTAGGTAATTGGCCTGAGCGAACACTCACACGTGAGGGTAAGTTCGCAATCTGACCAATCTCATAATCGGAAGCCTCTTCAGGGTCAATGATCCATATTCGCATCGTCTAGTTTgtatacacaaaaaaaacatggctgcaAAAACACTCCTTTGCTGAACAAACTCCATACTTCAAACTCCAACAAACTCCAACTCCTATACAAGGCATATGCATTAGTACATGAGTGTGATTTGATAAGATTTTGACATGAGTACTCTGTTAGCTCTGCTCACCTTCGTTATTCTATCAGAATTGCTGTTTACTGCAGCATACCAAGCAAAGGTAAAAGATGACTGACACATAAATATTTCTTAAAGGCTGCACAAATTTAACCTGAAATCACAGGAGGAAAACACCTGAAGATTTATGGAGAGAATAATGTCTCAGAATGATTTGTAAATGCATGAACCATGATCCACAAAAATTCAACGACATACAAATGTGCTTTTCCACCCTCAaacacagaactccttattTGACACTTATAAGTTCTCATTTGAATAAACGTACTATGATTTGTATGAATGAATTTataatttgtaaatatacatgaTACTTTCCTTGTGCATTTGTCACGAAATGCCATTTGTAAAACTGTAATTCTGCTTGTGAGGTGTTGATTTCTCCATTTCAGCTCACACTAGCAAGTCTTCCGTGAGGGATTTATATTACAGCTAGTTAGCTGCTAGTCAAATAGCTGAGTTAGAGGGTTAAATAAGTGCAGCACTATCATCTAGATGTGAGAGTCAGGATTGGCAAGGCCAGAGTTGCGTACCTCCAACTAAAAAACATCTGGAGCGCAAAAGACCTGGCCATCACAACAAAGATCAAGATCTTTAACAGCAATGTGAAGTCAGTCCTACTCTACGGAGCTGAGACATGGAGGACTACAGTGAATTCGACAAACAAAATCCAGTCATTCATCAATACCTGTCTGCGACGAATCCTCCAGATCCACTGGCCTAACACCATCAGTAACAAAGAACTGTGGGAACGTACCAGCCAAAAGCCAGCAGACGAAGAGATCCTCCAACGACGTTGGAGATGGATAGGCCATACTCTCCGTAAACcagccacaaacaccacaagacAGTCCCTCAAGTGGAATCcccaagggaaaagaaagagaggtcggCCGCGAAACACCTGGCGTAGAGACTGGGAGGCAGATGCCAAGAAAATGGGCTACACTTGGGGACAGCTTGAGATGTTGGCTCAGGACCGAGATGCTTGGAGAACTCTTGTTTGCGGCTTAAGCCCCAGAAGGGGTAGTAGGCGATGATGATGACTATCATCTACACAGCTTTACAAACATTAGATAAATATCCAGTTTGTTGACTTCTGTCAGGATCCATTTCAGCTTTGTGGTAGGAAGTTTGTTGACGCACTGTCTTGTCCTCAACAATTGGATGCAATTCTTGTTGCTTAGACTACTACATACACTACGGGCTGAATAAAACAAGACCTAGTGGTCGCTCCATTGCTTTTGTTTGATGGGGGAGCACATTTGTGTGGATCAAGACTTGTGTATAGATCGTGAAGAAGTGAAAAAAGAATGTCTCAAAAGTACGTCAGTGGAAGctgggatgaatgtgtgtgttggatgatgTGACGTGGGTTGCACTGCAGAATTacagatttacaaatgacatttcatGACAATGCACAAGCAAAGAatgatgtatatttacaatttacaaaTGTCTTAAATTAGAGGCACAAGAAaggagttctgtgtttgtggatggaaAAACAAATTAGTACATTTTCGAATATTTGTGGATCGTGGTTCATGCATTAACAAATTTATTTTGTGACAATATTCACTCCACAAAGATTAACACCACAAAAACAGTAGATCAGCTACTTACATCAGGAAAACAATAAGGCTGCACCCAGTGGAAGCCTTCACTGTGGCATCTCAGATAAGTCACTAGTGCACTGACAAGAGGAAAGACCACAAGCTTTACTACAGGAATAGAACAGCAAACCAGACCGTGTTTCAGGCTCCAGTGGAGATGGCCCTGATCCATAACAGATCTAGGCTAGATCCATTTCACACTTGCTACTACATGGGATGTAAGCCAAACCACCACCATTTACACTGTGAGGCAGAATTGTGGGGTAGTGGGTGAAACCAAACAATGGCAGGACTTTTACTGTGAATCTGGACTGGCCTACCTCCAGTTGTGATGTTTTAATAGCTGTGTCCTTTGTTCTGACCTGGTCTGTTTCATTTGTGTTTAACGGGGCCAGCTGACACAGAACCATAGACTATTTACTATGCAGGTTTGTGATCCGAGTTGGAAACccagtgaaaatgtaaaaacagcTTTTGCAGCACAACACTGCCAGAGCAAGAAAACAATCAGCATTCTGGACTACAGCTAAGGTAATCTGAATAGGTAACAACAGCCAATGGTTTTGCAATTAGACATCAGTTTTCTGTAAAGGATGTTATGTAAAAACGTCAAGGCCACATGTTGGTAGTCTTTCCATGTCAAgtgggacaatggctcccactcgaccgtctcagatttggctgaaaaaatgcaaggttgttcatacacttctaaATAGGTAGGTctaaatattagctctctactcccaatagttttgtcacaaaaagatgttttaggggggaaggggtgcctgtactttggactcttttttagcagcgttttctgaagagccatttccaaattgctattactagaaaagtatttaagctagctccttcaaactttctaggcttaaaatatgatacaattacttgaagaatatggacttccaaggatgtggcttgggtatatcatagtattcggggtgcttgaatttgcgcggaaattttactctacgctttgttgcagcatctttgaaggcctgtggaaagctcaatgttaaagctagagccttgatattatacacagaccttcctatgtatgctctgtatattgtattaaaaactgtccttatgtaatgaatggtctggaagctattaaagcttgaaaatgtataaaaacccattttgtgcaatttttggcatgctatagcaaaaatatgacagcatttaccaacatgaaacaatttggggaaagattagatatttgttcttaacatataaaacatttgtgatggtgttctgcctcattttctcaaatatttttttttaaatatgggatttttgtacacgcccagcattcaatggcctatggaagcatattcaaatggtaacaaaaggtacgtttatgacaaagagcttaaactgcacagaatgctttatttgatttatgttaaattgtaaaTTGTCACACATTTGGCTTGtgagtcattccatgtcaagtgtgacaatggctcccactcgaccgtcttaGATTTGGCTGAAGagattcaaggttgttcatacacttcttaataggtaaaGCATTTACAATACTGTACATCTGTACATTGTTTTAACATCAAAGCATctgttaaagatgcagtccacgATTTGGTTTCAGTTTTGCAAAAGGTTGCAAaacctcaacagccaatcaaattacacccctcccttccctgcTCCAGAAgcaccatgttgattggctgggattgtttatggcttggtccaagCCATTATGTTTGTTTACCATGTACAGAGCCAGAGCTGTGTACAAACATCTGAGTTTTTTGGAGCccaaacactgaatggacagctggaggacagtgaggagcaattcgctgaatttaaCAAAAGGTGTATTAGATTAGAATAgtggactacacctttaactgACCACATGTATGGAAGATATAATGCTATGTTAGAGGTGACTTTAATTTTGGTCATGTTAAAACTATATCTGAAAAGGATTAACTATATTACACAATTCTACAGCTATTACATTGACTTCACGTGCACTCTACTTATCCCTATCTTTTTGTTCCCTTGAGTTTATTTGCTGTGTGTAGATTCAAggatttttgttattttgttagtTTGTTGGTCATCTAGGCACTGCTATGTGTTGCTCCCTCTCCACTTTCTATCTGCATTAGGCACACAGATTTTTGTTGTTATCTTCAGTTCTGTTGTTAacttcagtgtttcccctaccattatattaggggggcgactagcgacaaatctagcgacttttttttgtcatttggtggattattgtgttgacaaagcactgaaaaagcatctcacatattgcgttctgcagttcacgttgcaaccgatctcacgagagctgagtacagcgGGGGCTGTGGTCGTCtgctctccactcacacagcgcccgcgcggccagtctgactagatagcagcaaaatattagaactttgtattcgcgggtaaaatattagaactttgtattcgcgtgCAAATTGTACCTCTCTCAGAACTTCTGGcgacttttgggagagctaacagctactttccttacagaaaagttggcaacactgcttGGATtatcaaatgcaaattatttTTTCCACAAAAAGGGCCAATGAACAGTTGACATTTAAGTCTGtatgactggactggactggactgtacATCTTCTACAgtatcaattaaattaaattgtgtaATATTCTCATTCTTAGATTCACATTCAGCTATAAGGTCAACGTTAAACATTTTCTTCACTTACGTGGAATTAGATACAGTACATCCTGCAGAATGTCCccatttcataaaaaaaactttttggaTCAATAAACTCAATTAAGAtctgtaaacataaacatacaagatTATAACAGTTAGGTTTACATGCTCACCCATTACTGAAGATATCATCAAACAACCAAAAAGACAAAACGTTAGCCTATATTATAGCATGACAGTGCTTCACAAAATGTTATAGCTCCCCATGTATTTCACCATGCTTCCTCTTGCTTAGCTATATAAACCTAAAATTGCACATAGCATGGAGAAGCCATGTTCTAACCATGGGTTCTGGCATGTGGAGCTGACAACGGAGTTAATTACTGAAGAGATACCAGGTTTATCACTAAAATAGTAACTTCTGGTTACAATTTAAATAGATTTGGACTCACCGGATTCGTAATCGTGAATAATGTATCGTTCTTCATTACAGTGCTGTATCTATTGCAGAAAATAAGACATTTTTCATCAATGGTTTTTACACATTAAGCAAGCTAACTAAGTTTACAGTGTTGGTTAGCGTTAGCAGCTGCCCTGGAAACGTATTCAAAGACGTACCTCCATATCCCTCTGACGAGTTGGAAATTCAGAAAGATCAAGAATACCATCAAAGCCAGTGAAATATGATGCATTTTACAACAACCAGTGAAGACTGACATTCTCTTAATTCATTTAATCTCAGAACTATTAATGACAAACTACTCTCATCAATTCTCATGAATAGATAAGCTAGCTAAGAATATCAGCCTGGTTCACAGCTAACATGTTGACCTTGACTGAGTAAAGGAGGGCTTGTCGGTCAAAGATAAAGAATCTAcgattagccaatcaaacgtaTGACACGAGCCGACAGGGCTCATCATACATTAGGGGCGTGGCCTGGCTCATAAacttgtgttttgaagaaatttaagctttttttttttctttaggtaTTTCTAGGCATTCACCTAAGCCTATCTACAGTTTTAAACTGCAGATTTAGGCCGCGTTCACACTTTTTTTTGAAAAAGCGCTGCGCATTTTGAGCGCTTCAGCACGAGAATTCTGtaaccttaacaacgggaatcatacagtggtaatagctagcgagctgtttatggtcacaacccacagaaagttcaaaatgccGGGTATATGTTGTGCCAGTCGCCAAAGAAAACctagatatacaattgatacaatcgtgaataattgttgtgtcttatcagagctaaactctcctgagcaagctagagtgctaatagctagcgagctgtttaataataatataaaataataatggattttatttgtatagcacactttaaaatacaaagaaatctcaaggtgcttaacatagtaTAGACAGTCAGAACAACActaatacaaagtaatagaagtgctaatgaagtgcagaaaataggataatataatataccaaaaaagataataaattaatttaaaataattaataagattataatgagatcgaataatatgtattaaaaacagagtaattttggacagagcaattaaaacaatgcattctaaaaacaacacagaaaagaaactaaaacaaagaccaGGACTTGTGAAGGCAGGTGAAGGCAGAAATAGATAAATGGGTTTTGAGGTGAgatttaaaagcagtgagggaATCTAAGGCCCTAATGTTCTCCGGGAGCTTGTTCCAGAGTCGTGGCCCCAGCGAGGAGAAGGCACGATCTCCCATTTTAGTCAATTTTGTCCGGGGAACTGCAAGGAGATTTGAGTTTCCAGACCTAAGTGTCCTTGATATGAAATGAGGGGTGATGAGGTCCTGGAGGTAGGTTGGGCCGGTAGTGTTTATGGCCTTGTGAACTAGGAGAAGGACTTTGAAAATTATTCTTTGGTtgattggaagccagtggagggagtggaggactGGGGTGATGTGTTCCGATTTCCTTGTCCGAGTGAGAACCCGGGCAGCACTGTTCTGAACAtactgcagcctctgaatggtTATCGCTGGTAGACCTGCCAGCAGagagttgcagtagtcaagaCGGGAGCTGATGAATGCGTGCACCAGCTTTTCTGCAGCATGTTTCGGTAGAGAGGGTCTCAGCCTTGAGATGTTTCTCAGGTGGTAGAATGAAGTTTGGCAGATGGATTTAATGTGTGCATCAAAGGACAATAATGAGTCCAGCTTGACACCCAGGTTTGTgacgagtgaggagagaggggtggggtgaccaTTTATGGTGATGTGGGTTTTTAGTTTGATGAGGGGTGCCAATAAGAATGGCCTCTGACTTGCTGCCATTGAGCTGAAGGGAGTTGGTGCTCATCCAGTGCTGGATGTCATCCAGGCATTTAGTAGTCCGGGATAGAGCCAGGTGTTTGTCAGGTGCAGTTCGGAGGTAAATTTGTGTATCATCAGCATAAAAGTGGAATTCGAAGTTGTCGCTCCGTAGTATATTTCCCAGGGGCAGCATGTAAATTAAAAAGAGCAGGGGCCCCAGGACtgacccctgggggacaccagagGTAACACATCTAACGCTGGAGGTGAGATTGCCGAGGGCAACATATTCCTGGCGTCCTGTGAGGTAAGAATGAAAGAAGTCGAGGGCAGTGCCTGTACTTCCCACCTCCTGGAGGCGCCGATACAGGATGCTATGGTCCACCGTGTCAAAAGCAGCACTTAAATCCAGCAAGATAAGTAAACTGGGGGAGCCAGAGTCTGACGACCTTAGGAGGTCATTTAGAACCCTCAccagagcagtttcagtgctaTGGGATGGTCTGAAACCGGACCTGAATGATTCATAAAGGTGGTGGGAGTGGAGATTGTCATGAAGTTGGAGGGTGACGACGTTTTCCAAGACCTTTGCTAGAAGGTTCAGGTTTGAGATGGGACGGTAGTTGGAGAGGTCCTCAGGATCAAGATTGTGCTTTTTG
Above is a genomic segment from Clupea harengus chromosome 15, Ch_v2.0.2, whole genome shotgun sequence containing:
- the LOC116223691 gene encoding cation channel sperm-associated protein subunit epsilon-like, with translation MRIWIIDPEEASDYEIGQIANLPSRHSYHLTKNFFNLGQFPIVTLPSSTKTFNGKFTLDGFWEVVLEWNQSYLTVGIGGQPTSFQHRFVYEASHTFYWEPIEGPYDGTEIPLLGPDVTILIKDPCAPHRALFMTRNSIRITSDAFRSTSIVKMYSLYTRPPSGFYMNDNAALLDDGIILHMADGLYWRSHQTRFLEFRKELPTIGVRGILQRTTCLDNHPLQEVVDFGKVLFWTDNELFIGGGRITSRHAVGTYKELLFQVN